From a region of the Kwoniella mangroviensis CBS 8507 chromosome 1 map unlocalized Ctg01, whole genome shotgun sequence genome:
- a CDS encoding agmatinase, protein MHTSLATLCGLITALTVSAHGTHGKVDPWNDEYANTPDLSFSGVTSFAHLPHVKCLDKPEQAFDVALLGVPFDSAVSFRPGARFGPYALRSGSRRQRPERGYTSRLKVNPYTNGLYVLDCGDVPVTPFDPETAIKQVKAGYKSVLHHPIVNEEEMKRLHMQKGLDGEYHPRIIALGGDHTIVLPILDAVSEVYGPVSVIHFDAHIDTWNPNRYLGSVSLQADVNHGTFFWHAYESGFIKVNSSIHAGIRTRFAGPEDLDDDVTAGFDLIHTFDIDDHGVEWIAEKIKARIGTGPVVISLDVDVMDPSIVPATGTPESGGWTSRELRRIIHSLVGLNIVAFDVVELSPAYDTQAEISAIAAADMVYDFLSILALGVDGKSTQKPDARTVDEL, encoded by the exons TGCATACCTCCCTTGCGACCCTCTGCGGACTCATCACCGCTCTTACAGTGTCCGCCCACGGCACTCACGGTAAAGTCGACCCATGGAACGACGAATATGCCAATACCcctgatctctctttcagcGGAGTGACCTCTTTCGCCCATCTCCCTCATGTGAAATGTTTAGATAAGCCTGAACAGGCTTTCGATGTAGCTCTGCTGGGTGTTCCGTTTGATTCAGCCGTTTCGTTCAGACCTG GTGCCAGATTTGGCCCATACGCTTTGCGAAGTG GCTCAAGAAGGCAGAGACCTGAAAGAGGATATACCAGTCGGCTCAAGGTCAACCCATACACTAATGGTCTTTACGTT CTCGATTGCGGAGACGTCCCTGTCACCCCCTTCGATCCCGAGACAGCCATCAAGCAAGTGAAAGCAGGCTACAAATCTGTCTTACATCATCCCATAGTCAACGAGGAGGAAATGAAGAGACTTCACATGCAGAAGGGTTTGGATGGCGAATATCATCCTAGGATAATTGCTTTGGGAGGCGATCATACTATC GTACTTCCCATCCTTGATGCTGTCTCAGAAGTCTATGGACCAGTATCAGTCATTCATTTTGATGCTCACATAGATACTTGGAATCCCAACCGATACCTCGGTAGTGTATCTCttcaagctgatgtcaaCCATGGTACTTTCTTCTGGCACGCTTATGAGAGTGGATTCATCAAGGTCAACTCCTCCATTCACGCAGGTATAAGGACCAGATTCGCT GGACCTGAGGAtttagatgatgatgtcacTGCTGGATTCGACCTCATTCACACTTTCgacattgatgatcatggtgTAGAGTGGATCGCcgaaaagatcaaagctaGAATCGGTACTGGACCTGTTGTCATTTCATTAGATGTAGATGTCATGGACCCTTCGATCGTTCCTGCTA CTGGTACCCCTGAGTCTGGAGGATGGACTTCGAGAGAACTTCGACGAATCATCCATTCTCTCGTTGGCTTGAACATCGTTGCTTTTGATGTTGTCGAGCTATCGCCCGCTTACGATACTCAAG CTGAAATCTCTGCCATCGCTGCCGCCGATATGGTATATGACTTCTTGAGTATCCTTGCTCTTGGTGTAGATGGCAAGTCGACACAAAAACCGGACGCTAGAACCGTTGATGAATTATAG